A part of Cottoperca gobio chromosome 4, fCotGob3.1, whole genome shotgun sequence genomic DNA contains:
- the LOC115007191 gene encoding GRAM domain-containing protein 2B isoform X4: protein MPTVSRYMSFRSSKRFKVTSSYPVESSGGVVPAKVKKSRSSLSNSSIKKVEARKALSLEAAELEIQQQHKTITRQVAVRSQTFDVDNRGFERTEGTGSQSSFIKHNQTFHKLFPDIPKSEDLIHAYICALQKEVPYHGRLYVTDTNACFYSSVLLKDTKVVIPVSHIHIVKKQNTALLVPNALSIRTTEGDKYLFVSLRNRESCYQLLRSVSPQIEDGSTNGSPVFSSAENSFDKSKPVQNSSLSSLDDSFDLLDGAETQSLRDQTLHRPNRGVPNGNGPDFRSLHMQQSDSSSSEELSVSGGSWVWSVTEKAKSLLVQREASTLNTLLFIYLILVVLLLLSSGYIGLRIVALEEQLTSLGALPEFTLQSGYQET from the exons AGCAGGAGCAGCTTAAGCAATAGCAGCATCAAGAAGGTGGAGGCCAGGAAAGCCTTGAGCCTCGAGGCGGCCGAGCTCGagatccagcagcagcacaaaacCATCACCCGACAAGTAGCCGTCAG gtcGCAAACATTCGATGTTGACAACAGAGGCTTTGAGAGGACGGAGGGCACTGGCTCGCAAAGT AGTTTCATAAAGCACAACCAGACATTCCACAAATTGTTTCCAGACATTCCTAAGAGTGAAGACTTGATACACG caTACATCTGTGCCCTGCAGAAGGAAGTGCCCTACCACGGTCGACTGTACGTCACTGACACCAATGCCTGTTTCTACTCCTCAGTTCTGCTCAAGGACACTAAG GTAGTTATTCCAGTTTCCCATATCCACATCGTGAAGAAGCAGAACACAGCTTTGCTGGTACCCAACGCCTTGTCGATTCGCACGACAGAAGGAGACAAG tACCTGTTTGTGTCACTGCGGAACAGAGAGTCATGTTATCAGCTGCTGCGTTCAGTATCTCCTCAGATAGAG GACGGCAGCACGAACGGTAGCCCCGTCTTCTCCTCAGCTGAGAACAGCTTTGATAAGAGCAAACCTGTG caGAACTCCAGCCTGTCCAGCCTGGACGACAGCTTCGACCTGTTGGATGGCGCCGAGACTCAGTCTTTACGGGACCAGACTCTGCACAGACCAAACAGAG GAGTGCCTAATGGGAATGGCCCAGATTTCAGAAGCCTACACATGCAGCAGAGTGATAGCTCATCCTCAGAGGAACTGTCAGTTTCAG GTGGATCGTGGGTTTGGAGTGTGACAGAAAAGGCCAAGTCCCTGCTGGTTCAGAGAGAGGCCAGCACCCTCAACACTCTACTCTTCATTTACTTGATTCT ggttgtgctgctgctgctgtcgtcTGGCTACATTGGTTTACGTATTGTGGCCCTCGAGGAACAGCTGACATCCCTCGGGGCCCTGCCTGAGTTCACTTTACAGAGCGG GTACCAAGAAACATAA
- the LOC115007191 gene encoding GRAM domain-containing protein 2B isoform X5, whose protein sequence is MPTVSRYMSFRSSKRFKVTSYPVESSGGVVPAKVKKSRSSLSNSSIKKVEARKALSLEAAELEIQQQHKTITRQVAVRSQTFDVDNRGFERTEGTGSQSSFIKHNQTFHKLFPDIPKSEDLIHAYICALQKEVPYHGRLYVTDTNACFYSSVLLKDTKVVIPVSHIHIVKKQNTALLVPNALSIRTTEGDKYLFVSLRNRESCYQLLRSVSPQIEDGSTNGSPVFSSAENSFDKSKPVQNSSLSSLDDSFDLLDGAETQSLRDQTLHRPNRGVPNGNGPDFRSLHMQQSDSSSSEELSVSGGSWVWSVTEKAKSLLVQREASTLNTLLFIYLILVVLLLLSSGYIGLRIVALEEQLTSLGALPEFTLQSGYQET, encoded by the exons AGCAGGAGCAGCTTAAGCAATAGCAGCATCAAGAAGGTGGAGGCCAGGAAAGCCTTGAGCCTCGAGGCGGCCGAGCTCGagatccagcagcagcacaaaacCATCACCCGACAAGTAGCCGTCAG gtcGCAAACATTCGATGTTGACAACAGAGGCTTTGAGAGGACGGAGGGCACTGGCTCGCAAAGT AGTTTCATAAAGCACAACCAGACATTCCACAAATTGTTTCCAGACATTCCTAAGAGTGAAGACTTGATACACG caTACATCTGTGCCCTGCAGAAGGAAGTGCCCTACCACGGTCGACTGTACGTCACTGACACCAATGCCTGTTTCTACTCCTCAGTTCTGCTCAAGGACACTAAG GTAGTTATTCCAGTTTCCCATATCCACATCGTGAAGAAGCAGAACACAGCTTTGCTGGTACCCAACGCCTTGTCGATTCGCACGACAGAAGGAGACAAG tACCTGTTTGTGTCACTGCGGAACAGAGAGTCATGTTATCAGCTGCTGCGTTCAGTATCTCCTCAGATAGAG GACGGCAGCACGAACGGTAGCCCCGTCTTCTCCTCAGCTGAGAACAGCTTTGATAAGAGCAAACCTGTG caGAACTCCAGCCTGTCCAGCCTGGACGACAGCTTCGACCTGTTGGATGGCGCCGAGACTCAGTCTTTACGGGACCAGACTCTGCACAGACCAAACAGAG GAGTGCCTAATGGGAATGGCCCAGATTTCAGAAGCCTACACATGCAGCAGAGTGATAGCTCATCCTCAGAGGAACTGTCAGTTTCAG GTGGATCGTGGGTTTGGAGTGTGACAGAAAAGGCCAAGTCCCTGCTGGTTCAGAGAGAGGCCAGCACCCTCAACACTCTACTCTTCATTTACTTGATTCT ggttgtgctgctgctgctgtcgtcTGGCTACATTGGTTTACGTATTGTGGCCCTCGAGGAACAGCTGACATCCCTCGGGGCCCTGCCTGAGTTCACTTTACAGAGCGG GTACCAAGAAACATAA